Proteins encoded by one window of Arachis hypogaea cultivar Tifrunner chromosome 1, arahy.Tifrunner.gnm2.J5K5, whole genome shotgun sequence:
- the LOC112797967 gene encoding uncharacterized protein: MHIRTRISALPLFLPFRARCHFLPHNPSPWIRKSSFSPHLQPCSRKLRRAFPKNMACGLDNKTGTGLVRPATDAYAPEAVEALRDGKVIAVPTDTLYGFACDACSLEAVNRIYEIKGRKHTSPLAICVGDVSDIYRFAVTDHLPHGLLDSLLPGPVTVVLSRGDSSVLERSLNPGFDSIGVRVPDSNFIRVIARGSGTALALTSANLSGQSSSVCIRDFENLWEHCAFVYDGGVLPSGRAGSTVVDLTTPHKYKILRPGSAKEETVAILEKHSLVESAAR, translated from the exons ATGCATATTCGGACAAGAATCTCAGCACTGCCTCTCTTTCTCCCCTTCCGAGCGAGGTGTCATTTCCTTCCTCACAACCCTTCTCCCT GGATTCGCAAGTCATCATTTTCACCTCATTTGCAACCCTGTAGTAGAAAGCTGAGAAGGGCTTTTCCAAAGAACATGGCCTGTGGTTTGGATAACAAGACAGGAACTGGTTTAGTTCGCCCTGCAACAGATGCTTACGCACCTGAGGCTGTTGAAGCTTTGAGAGATGGCAAGGTTATTGCGGTCCCCACTGACACACTCTATGGATTTGCTTGTGATGCTTG CTCGTTGGAAGCAGTTAATAGGATTTATGAGATCAAGGGTCGAAAACATACAAGCCCTCTGGCTATCTGTGTTGGAGATGTATCAGACATATATCGTTTTGCCGTGACTGACCACTTGCCACATGGCCTGCTTGATTCCCTCCTTCCGGGGCCTGTTACAGTTGTATTAAGTCGAG GCGATTCAAGTGTTCTTGAACGATCTTTGAACCCGGGATTTGATAGTATAGGAGTTAGAGTGCCTGATAGCAATTTCATTAGAGTCATTGCTCGCGGTTCAGGAACTGCCTTAGCACTTACAAGTGCAAACCTTAGTGGACAGTCAAGTAGTGTTTGCATCAGAGATTTTGAGAATCTTTGGGAGCATTGTGCTTTTGTGTATGATGGTGGTGTGCTTCCATCAGGTCGAGCAGGTTCAACAGTTGTGGACCTCACTACACCACACAAATACAAGATACTGAGACCTGGAAG CGCAAAGGAAGAGACAGTTGCCATCTTGGAAAAGCATTCTTTAGTCGAATCAGCTGCCCGGTAA
- the LOC112797950 gene encoding uncharacterized protein isoform X2, whose product MIDLFLSDPNQSDEAHDSDSINWRISLLKEMESVIWSGMLSGGRAEVRLWLCSSIAGVTCVAPRDQRELFGNLVRSRGQKCGLASHLLHLMFDKSPNKGGSILAHTSRMLQKFFQGNPNRVLQWFSYSSSGSGLEQGKGLKALSQFAFKNRDICWEELEWKGKHGQSPAMVATKPHYFLDLDIQRTVENFIQNVPEFWSSDEFVESVKDGDIFFIDRPFFVHYFINLMYKEDIGDVWQVIDEFLTEHPFSSLCQHLLITLDEQDLCYFLELLRKSLNRKVEFQHFDNVTDLFVVVLLNCGGTGSIDLMLLLNAVITQGRQLLRLLRDEEDPELQAKIGDTVSKISAIPSSGNSLTPIFKNTCKMTTVEAIKCLGLQSWVLYYRLSQECKTPESWESVFMNNQIGFRLSNKNALLDHDELLKEDCSGFDQSPSVRLKRNKKQKAKKKRRRKYDSDDCNDDELLDFDSTSLELDFLQNTRSWLLSTDGYTSAWSSICRNTYIGIACVGG is encoded by the exons ATGATAGACTTGTTCTTGTCAGACCCCAACCAGAGCGATGAAGCACACGACAGTGATTCTATAAACTGGAGAATCTCTTTGTTGAAGGAGATGGAATCCGTTATCTGGTCAGGGATGCTGTCTGGGGGTCGTGCGGAGGTTCGGCTATGGCTGTGCAGTAGCATCGCAGGTGTGACGTGCGTGGCTCCACGCGATCAGAGAGAGCTCTTTGGGAATTTGGTGAGAAGTCGAGGTCAGAAGTGTGGCCTTGCCTCCCATCTTTTGCATTTGATGTTCGACAAGTCCCCCAATAAAGGGGGTTCCATTTTAGCTCACACAAGCCGCATGCTCCAGAAATTCTTCCAGG GTAATCCTAATCGTGTATTGCAGTGGTTTTCATATTCTTCCTCGGGCAGTGGACTAGAGCAAGGGAAAGGTCTCAAGGCGTTGTCCCAGTTTGCATTTAAAAACAGGGATATTTGCTGGGAGGAGCTGGAGTGGAAGGGAAAGCATGGGCAGTCACCAGCCATGGTTGCCACCAAGCCACATTATTTCCTTGACTTGGATATCCAGCGAACTGTGGAAAATTTTATTCAGAATGTGCCTGAATTTTGGTCATCTGACGAGTTTGTTGAGTCGGTCAAAGAtggtgatattttttttattgacagGCCATTCTTTGTGCATTATTTCATTAACTTAATGTATAAAGAGGATATAGGAGATGTATGGCAAGTTATAGATGAATTTCTCACAGAGCATCCCTTCTCTTCTTTGTGCCAGCACCTTCTTATTACTCTTGACGAGCAGGACCTGTGCTACTTTTTGGAATTGCTTCGTAAATCACTCAACCGCAAAGTGGAATTTCAACATTTTGATAATGTCACTGATTTGTTTGTGGTTGTACTTTTAAATTGTGGTGGTACTGGGTCTATTGACCTGATGCTACTGTTGAATGCTGTCATTACTCAGGGAAGGCAACTTCTACGCCTTTTACGGGATGAGGAGGATCCGGAGCTGCAAGCAAAAATCGGTGACACTGTGTCAAAAATATCTGCAATCCCAAGTAGTGGCAATAGCTTGACCCCAATCTTTAAGAATACATGCAAGATGACAACTGTTGAAGCAATAAAGTGTTTGGGACTTCAGTCTTGGGTTCTTTACTATAGATTGTCACAAGAATGCAAAACTCCTGAATCCTGGGAGTCTGTCTTTATGAATAATCAAATTGGTTTCCGCCTCTCGAACAAGAATGCATTACTAGATCATGATGAACTGTTAAAAGAAGATTGTTCTGGTTTTGATCAGAGTCCTTCAGTTCGATTGAAAcgtaataaaaaacaaaaggccaaaaagaagaggaggaggaagtatGATAGTGATGATTGTAATGATGATGAGCTGCTGGATTTTGATTCTACAAGCCTGGAATTGGACTTTCTGCAAAATACTAGAAGCTGGCTACTTTCAACTGATGGATACACTTCGGCATGGAGTAGT ATTTGCCGGAACACCTACATAGGCATTGCTTGTGTAGGTGGATGA
- the LOC112797950 gene encoding uncharacterized protein isoform X1 — MIDLFLSDPNQSDEAHDSDSINWRISLLKEMESVIWSGMLSGGRAEVRLWLCSSIAGVTCVAPRDQRELFGNLVRSRGQKCGLASHLLHLMFDKSPNKGGSILAHTSRMLQKFFQGNPNRVLQWFSYSSSGSGLEQGKGLKALSQFAFKNRDICWEELEWKGKHGQSPAMVATKPHYFLDLDIQRTVENFIQNVPEFWSSDEFVESVKDGDIFFIDRPFFVHYFINLMYKEDIGDVWQVIDEFLTEHPFSSLCQHLLITLDEQDLCYFLELLRKSLNRKVEFQHFDNVTDLFVVVLLNCGGTGSIDLMLLLNAVITQGRQLLRLLRDEEDPELQAKIGDTVSKISAIPSSGNSLTPIFKNTCKMTTVEAIKCLGLQSWVLYYRLSQECKTPESWESVFMNNQIGFRLSNKNALLDHDELLKEDCSGFDQSPSVRLKRNKKQKAKKKRRRKYDSDDCNDDELLDFDSTSLELDFLQNTRSWLLSTDGYTSAWSSADLPEHLHRHCLCRWMTWLLEK; from the exons ATGATAGACTTGTTCTTGTCAGACCCCAACCAGAGCGATGAAGCACACGACAGTGATTCTATAAACTGGAGAATCTCTTTGTTGAAGGAGATGGAATCCGTTATCTGGTCAGGGATGCTGTCTGGGGGTCGTGCGGAGGTTCGGCTATGGCTGTGCAGTAGCATCGCAGGTGTGACGTGCGTGGCTCCACGCGATCAGAGAGAGCTCTTTGGGAATTTGGTGAGAAGTCGAGGTCAGAAGTGTGGCCTTGCCTCCCATCTTTTGCATTTGATGTTCGACAAGTCCCCCAATAAAGGGGGTTCCATTTTAGCTCACACAAGCCGCATGCTCCAGAAATTCTTCCAGG GTAATCCTAATCGTGTATTGCAGTGGTTTTCATATTCTTCCTCGGGCAGTGGACTAGAGCAAGGGAAAGGTCTCAAGGCGTTGTCCCAGTTTGCATTTAAAAACAGGGATATTTGCTGGGAGGAGCTGGAGTGGAAGGGAAAGCATGGGCAGTCACCAGCCATGGTTGCCACCAAGCCACATTATTTCCTTGACTTGGATATCCAGCGAACTGTGGAAAATTTTATTCAGAATGTGCCTGAATTTTGGTCATCTGACGAGTTTGTTGAGTCGGTCAAAGAtggtgatattttttttattgacagGCCATTCTTTGTGCATTATTTCATTAACTTAATGTATAAAGAGGATATAGGAGATGTATGGCAAGTTATAGATGAATTTCTCACAGAGCATCCCTTCTCTTCTTTGTGCCAGCACCTTCTTATTACTCTTGACGAGCAGGACCTGTGCTACTTTTTGGAATTGCTTCGTAAATCACTCAACCGCAAAGTGGAATTTCAACATTTTGATAATGTCACTGATTTGTTTGTGGTTGTACTTTTAAATTGTGGTGGTACTGGGTCTATTGACCTGATGCTACTGTTGAATGCTGTCATTACTCAGGGAAGGCAACTTCTACGCCTTTTACGGGATGAGGAGGATCCGGAGCTGCAAGCAAAAATCGGTGACACTGTGTCAAAAATATCTGCAATCCCAAGTAGTGGCAATAGCTTGACCCCAATCTTTAAGAATACATGCAAGATGACAACTGTTGAAGCAATAAAGTGTTTGGGACTTCAGTCTTGGGTTCTTTACTATAGATTGTCACAAGAATGCAAAACTCCTGAATCCTGGGAGTCTGTCTTTATGAATAATCAAATTGGTTTCCGCCTCTCGAACAAGAATGCATTACTAGATCATGATGAACTGTTAAAAGAAGATTGTTCTGGTTTTGATCAGAGTCCTTCAGTTCGATTGAAAcgtaataaaaaacaaaaggccaaaaagaagaggaggaggaagtatGATAGTGATGATTGTAATGATGATGAGCTGCTGGATTTTGATTCTACAAGCCTGGAATTGGACTTTCTGCAAAATACTAGAAGCTGGCTACTTTCAACTGATGGATACACTTCGGCATGGAGTAGT GCAGATTTGCCGGAACACCTACATAGGCATTGCTTGTGTAGGTGGATGACATGGCTTTTAGAAAAATGA
- the LOC112797986 gene encoding mechanosensitive ion channel protein 10, whose amino-acid sequence MDEKAKSSDHVAVIIDQHTNHPKPPSSSSVDNKPPKQHPLRVKTLNRLSFSKPKSRILEYNNYYPHHHLGRKLSSISQENNNDNNNEDVDEDEEEEEEWWDEEEEIEEEGEGERNKLQERRRRKKVRWRVVVEWVVFLSIATCLVCSLVITRIKKMHMVGLEIWKWCLMVMVTFSGRLVSGWVVGVTVFVIERNFMLREKVLYFIYGLRKSIRNCLWLGLVLLSYWSVVFDDVQKKNHKFLNKVFQALVAVLVGAIIWLVKIVLVKMLASSFHVATYFDRMKESVFHHYILDTLSGPPMEDAEEILQQHRQLTGGGSKSMPARSRLNKLKEKQQQERFGGSRRIDMEKLRELSMESTASAWSVKRLVNYVRSSGLSTISRTVDDFATAESEINSEWEARNCAQRIFNNVAKPAAKYIEEEDLMRFLKRVEIHTIFPLFEGALETGKISRSSFRNWVIRAYYERKALAQSLNDTKTAVQQLHKLASAIVSVIIIIVILLVMGVATLKIIFFCMTQIVLIGVAFQGTCKTVLEAIIFVFVMHPFDIGDRCVIDGVHMIVEEMNILSTVFLRYDNEKIYYPNAVLLNKPISNFYRSPEMWDSIDFTIDASTPMETIIALKKSIQIYIESKPKYWNPKHSVIAKEIQNVDKLKLCLCVQHTINHQNYGERSIRITELLLELKKIFEIHAVKYNLLPQEIHITQMNMENNNINNGRLVFQS is encoded by the exons ATGGATGAGAAAGCTAAGTCCTCAGATCATGTTGCTGTCATCATTGACCAGCACACTAACCATCCGAAACCCCCTTCCTCCTCCTCCGTGGACAACAAGCCCCCCAAACAACACCCCTTGAGGGTCAAAACCCTTAACCGTCTCAGCTTCTCGAAGCCCAAATCCAGAATCCTCGAGTACAATAACTACTATCCCCACCACCATCTCGGCAGAAAGCTATCAAGCATTTCCCAGGAGAACAACAACGACAATAATAATGAGGACGTGGACGAAgacgaagaggaagaggaggagtggTGGGACGAAGAAGAAGAGATCGAGGAGGAGGGTGAGGGAGAGAGGAATAAGTTGcaggagaggaggaggaggaagaaggtgAGGTGGAGGGTAGTGGTGGAGTGGGTGGTGTTCCTGAGCATAGCAACATGCTTGGTTTGTTCGCTGGTAATAACGCGGATAAAGAAGATGCACATGGTGGGTTTGGAGATATGGAAGTGGTGCTTGATGGTGATGGTGACATTCAGCGGGAGGTTGGTGTCGGGGTGGGTGGTGGGGGTGACGGTGTTCGTGATAGAGAGGAACTTCATGCTGAGAGAGAAGGTGCTGTACTTCATATACGGGCTGAGGAAGAGCATAAGGAACTGCCTGTGGCTAGGGCTGGTGCTTCTTTCATACTGGAGCGTGGTGTTCGACGACGTGCAGAAGAAGAACCACAAGTTCCTGAACAAGGTGTTTCAGGCACTGGTCGCAGTGCTGGTTGGGGCCATCATATGGCTCGTCAAGATTGTTCTCGTGAAGATGCTGGCATCCTCTTTTCACGTGGCCACCTACTTCGACAGGATGAAGGAGAGCGTCTTCCATCACTACATCCTCGACACTCTCTCAGGTCCACCCATGGAGGACGCGGAGGAGATACTGCAGCAGCACCGCCAGCTCACGGGGGGCGGCTCAAAGTCGATGCCTGCCAGGAGTAGGTTGAATAAGCTAAAGGAGAAGCAGCAGCAGGAGAGGTTTGGGGGGTCCAGGAGGATTGACATGGAGAAGCTGAGGGAGCTGAGCATGGAGAGCACTGCCTCCGCCTGGAGCGTCAAGAGGCTCGTCAACTATGTTCGCTCCTCCGGCCTCTCCACCATCTCCAGGACCGTGGATGATTTCGCCACCGCCGAGTCTGAGATCAACAGTGAATGGGAAGCTAGAAACTGCGCTCAGCGGATTTTCAACAACGTCGCCAAACCTGCTGCCAA GTACATTGAAGAGGAGGATTTGATGAGATTTCTGAAGAGGGTTGAGATACATACTATATTCCCTCTCTTCGAAGGTGCCCTTGAAACAGGGAAGATCAGCAGATCATCATTTAGAAATTGGGTG ATTCGAGCATACTACGAACGAAAGGCACTAGCACAATCACTGAATGATACAAAAACAGCAGTGCAGCAGCTTCACAAACTAGCAAGCGCGATAGTGAGTGTGATAATAATCATTGTGATCCTTCTGGTGATGGGAGTGGCTACGCTCAAGATCATATTCTTCTGCATGACGCAAATCGTGTTGATTGGGGTTGCCTTCCAAGGTACCTGCAAGACCGTCTTGGAGGCCATCATCTTCGTCTTTGTCATGCATCCTTTCGACATTGGAGACCGCTGCGTCATTGACGGTGTTCAT ATGATCGTGGAAGAGATGAATATCTTGTCAACAGTGTTTCTTAGATACGACAACGAGAAAATATACTACCCAAATGCAGTTCTGCTGAATAAGCCAATCAGCAATTTCTACAGGAGTCCAGAGATGTGGGACTCAATTGATTTCACCATTGATGCTTCTACTCCCATGGAGACTATCATTGCACTCAAGAAATCAATACAAAT TTACATTGAGAGCAAGCCAAAGTATTGGAATCCAAAGCACAGTGTGATAGCAAAAGAAATACAGAATGTGGACAAGCTGAAGTTGTGCTTGTGTGTGCAACACACAATCAATCATCAGAACTATGGCGAAAGGAGCATTAGGATCACTGAGCTCCTCCTGGAACTCAAAAAGATCTTTGAGATCCATGCTGTCAAGTACAATCTCCTCCCTCAGGAGATCCACATTACCCAGATGAACAtggaaaataataatattaataatggcAGACTTGTCTTTCAATCATGA